In one window of Nothobranchius furzeri strain GRZ-AD chromosome 11, NfurGRZ-RIMD1, whole genome shotgun sequence DNA:
- the LOC129155781 gene encoding P2X purinoceptor 7 has product MSLTPDHPQPGPCPPQSPSWCVCLQCRNMATPLEQKCCQQQQPQNCTSLLPHMDLYILNEGALRLARRIWNDLRAEADIRDPGESHRQFRYAAYRNFIVWQYGLLGPGDRIVIPSCCVWKIRDSFPDPNVCRLSSIKSVKHL; this is encoded by the coding sequence ATGAGTCTCACCCCTGATCACCCACAACCTGGACCTTGTCCTCCACAGTCACCCAGCTGGTGTGTCTGTCTACAGTGCAGAAATATGGCAACACCGCTGGAACAAAAATGctgtcaacaacaacaaccacagaactGTACATCACTGTTGCCACACATGGACTTATACATCTTGAATGAAGGTGCATTGAGACTGGCCAGACGAATCTGGAATGACCTTAGAGCGGAGGCTGACATCCGGGATCCAGGAGAAAGCCATAGGCAGTTCCGCTATGCTGCATACAGGAACTTTATTGTCTGGCAGTATGGCCTTCTGGGACCAGGTGATAGAATTGTTATACCTTCATGTTGTGTGTGGAAAATTAGAGATAGTTTCCCAGATCCAAATGTATGTAGGCTTTCTTCCATCAAGAGTGTAAAACATTTATAG